The sequence GGATGGCTCGCGTTACCGGATAACGATGCGGGTTTTGTAACGCATGATATCCACCGGGATAGCCGCTGAGTTCGAGCGTTCGCCTCAACAGCAGCAGTTAAGTAAACGGCACCCGGGTGTTTCAAATTGCCAGCAGGCGTTGGATTGATGTCCAACGCCTGCTGGCAATTCAGTTCACCGGAGCGCCGTTTGAAGTTTGAATCCAGCCAGACGGGATCTGGCCGGAATGGTTTTTACTTCAGCACATGGGCAATGGCATTGGCCACCACGTCCAGGTTACGTGTATTGAGCGCGGCGACACAGATCCGGCCGGTGCTCACGGCATAGATGCCGAACTCTTCTCGCAGACGGTCTACCTGCGCGGCTGTCAGCCCTGAATAAGAGAACATGCCGCGCTGTGCGTTGACGAAGCTGAAGTCACGTGCGACGCCAGCCGCTTGCAGGCGTGCCACCAGGCCATGGCGCATCGCGCGAATCCGGTCGCGCATTTCGCCAAGCTCTGCATCCCACATCGCGCGCAGTTCTGGCGAACCCAAGACTGCCGCGACGACCGAGCCGCCATGGGTTGGCGGGTTGGAGTAGTTCGTGCGGATCACTCGTTTGAGTTGCGATAGCACCCGGGCGGTTTCTTCTTTGCTGCCTGTGATGATTGACAGCGCACCAACGCGCTCGCCATAGAGCGAGAACGATTTCGAAAACGAAGACGAGATAAAGGCATTCAGGCCGGACGCGGCGAAGAGGCGTACCGCGGCGGCGTCCGCTTCGACGTTTTCGCCAAAGCCCTGATAGGCGATATCGAGGAAGGGCACCAACTGGCGTGCCTTGACCACGGCGACGACCTGTTGCCACTGTTCGGCCGAAAGATCGACGCCTGTTGGGTTGTGGCAGCAGGCATGCAACACCACGATCGTGCCGGCAGCGTAGCTGTTCAGTGCGTCGAGCATGGCGTCGAAATTGACGCCGCTTGTTTTTGCGTCGTAGTAAGGATAGGCAACGACTTCGAAGCCTGCTCCTTCGAACAGCGCGCGATGATTTTCCCAGCTTGGATCGCTGATGGCGACTTTGACATTGGGGTTCACGCGCTTGAGGAAATCGGCACCGATTTTTAGCGCACCGGTGCCGCCTATCGCCTGGGCGGTGACAACTTGCCCGGCCGCCAGCAGGGGGGAGTCGTTGCCCAGCAGCAGTTTTTGCACTGCGGCATCGTAGGCTGCGATGCCTTCGATAGGCAGATAGCCGCGCGGCAGTGCCGCTTCAACCCGGGCTTTTTCCGCCTCGCGCACGGCGCGCAGCAACGGAATCTTGCCTTCTTCGTTGGTATAGACACCTACTCCCAGATTCACTTTGGTCGTGCGGGTATCGGCGTTGAAGGCTTCATTGAGACCCAGGATTGGGTCGCGGGGGGCAAGTTCGATGGCGGAAAAAAGGGACATGATGGTTCGGCAGTAGTGGAAAGAAGAGGGGGTTCCAGTGCGACCGTCCGGCGCACCATGCCTGATTTCTGTGAAAGGTGCGGAGCATGGAAAAGCGGATGGAGGCGACGCGTGGAGTGCAGCGCAGCATTGTAGCGAATCCCGG is a genomic window of Paraburkholderia bonniea containing:
- a CDS encoding amino acid aminotransferase, with the protein product MSLFSAIELAPRDPILGLNEAFNADTRTTKVNLGVGVYTNEEGKIPLLRAVREAEKARVEAALPRGYLPIEGIAAYDAAVQKLLLGNDSPLLAAGQVVTAQAIGGTGALKIGADFLKRVNPNVKVAISDPSWENHRALFEGAGFEVVAYPYYDAKTSGVNFDAMLDALNSYAAGTIVVLHACCHNPTGVDLSAEQWQQVVAVVKARQLVPFLDIAYQGFGENVEADAAAVRLFAASGLNAFISSSFSKSFSLYGERVGALSIITGSKEETARVLSQLKRVIRTNYSNPPTHGGSVVAAVLGSPELRAMWDAELGEMRDRIRAMRHGLVARLQAAGVARDFSFVNAQRGMFSYSGLTAAQVDRLREEFGIYAVSTGRICVAALNTRNLDVVANAIAHVLK